The DNA window TTCCCTTTGAAGGCACTGGTGCAGTCTTCTCCGCTGAACACAAAGAATCCAAGAAGTGTGGCACAGTAGTCTTCTCCCAGGGATTCTGCGAGCTCAGAGGGGTTGAGAAGTTGTCCATGTTTCCCTGACCCCGTATCCAGGTATATAGTCTGCCTGATGGCGTGAGCGTGGTAAAGAAGAATCACAAAGATATCCGTGTCAGGTGTTCAGACTACAGCATTCTTGTACCCCAGGGCAGCAGCGTGATGACGGTAGAGTACCACCCTTGTATCAGTCTCTTCCTGGTTGCTGTAGATCGTGGGGAGCTCACGTACCTCAACCTGATACACAATGGGACTTTGATCAACAATGACAGAGACTAGACACAAATCAAAGATAATCACTTGgagttagagatgtcccgatccgatcacgtgatcggggatcggagccgatcacgtgattttcaaaaaatcggggatcgggatttcttttttataaaatgtttttttttaatttaatgttagaaaacaaaaatgaccatgttcacgtcttaaagtcatcctgaggacttagttttggtttaaaattacacaacatcatgtatgtgttgcttctttgggcttgttttcatagacctggttgcttattcctctcaaagctggcaacagagtgggcgcagtgtctatagtagcagtaagctaacgagaggcaaCAACAAcaggacgagtacacagcggccactcagggaacggcactgaaacaaccgacactttcagaggctttcaaaaggaaagagaaactgccccagaacagagaaaaggccaacacaataacagccaagatagctgaactcatcgtgttggatgaccagccgttatctgttacctttgttttctcttaatgcattgcataaagatcggatcgggaaaaatcggtatcggcagattgtcaaaatcaaatgatcggaatcggatcgggagcaaaaaaaggtgatcgggacatccctacttaGAGTATAATTAAAccatcaatcacttttaatatgGGCTTTCAATTTACCTTGCCATTTGAGGAGAGAAGTTGACGGGCTCTCCCTTCCACGACCAGCCCTGCCCTTTCTGTTCTCTCCAGCCCTGAAGCTGCCTGTTGATCACTCCGTACGCGCAGCAGAGTTGCTTTTCGTTGTCATCATTTGTGAGAAACATCTTGAAGTCATATGGCTTCCTGGTTGCTGGTCCGGCCAAAAGGATCTTCTCTGAACTGCCACGTCTCAAGCTCTCCTGTGCTTGGATAGATCCTGGATGGTAACGGTCGGTCGAGAACAAAAAGTGCTTTTTGGCCACCATCTGATCGAGCACTTGTAGGCATATCTCCCCACAGGTTGGAGGAAGGTGGGTGAGGACACGGAGCAGAGCCATCCTGGATGAACAGGGCATCCTTAGGGTATGGCAGATCCTTTGGGGTGGTGTCCGCCAGAATGTAAAGAAAGGGTCCAATCATAACCACATGACGGACAAATGTATCTGGCCAACACCAGATGATGGGTAGGGCTTTCATTCAGGACCCACCTCTGACCCACCTGATCAGTGGCTAGCTCAGAACGCTTCAGTAGCTCACGAACAACTGTATCGTCAGTGATTGGTTGATGGATGGGCGTGAAGTAGTCCACTGTTGATTTTCTGAGTGGAGGAGTACCAGTTGCAGAGGTGAAGCCCCCGAGTCCAGGCACAGGCAGCTGTCCATTGCTTCCGATGTACCTGATATCGGCGCGAGAGAAGTGTAAGGGCGCGAGTGTTTCTGGTGTGTTGACTTTCAGGCTACGCTGTTGCGACTTGTCGATGACGGGTAGCATTCGGACCTTGTTGCTCTCAAACCCAGGCTTGACCACCTGGACCATGATTCCCCCAGCACTGGTGACAATGTTGCTGCCGTGCACACTGGGCGTGGTTTTATTCAAATGGTCCCACTCACAGTGGAATACCATGTTTCCCTCTCCTATCACAATTGCGGGTGTCCGATAGGATGAGACTTTGTCCAGGACCTTTGCCAGGGCAGTTTCCAACTCCAAACCAAATCCGTAGCTCTCAGAGTGGCCAAGCCTGTGTAATATTCTGAACAAGTTCTGTTTTGGTAACTTCCATTCTCCCTCTGACACTGCACGGCACAGGTCTTGCCCAATGGAGAATACCAGGCGCTTCATCTTTTCATTCGTCTCCATGTCTTCCTTGCCAGCCATAACCACGCTGAGAAACCGGACGAGGTCTGTGGGTAGGAGGTTTTCAGGAGGGAGCTCCATGTCGTCAGCTGTTGGCGGCCACTGTAGGTCTTTGGACTCTCTGAAAGCCTGCAGAATATTCTGGCGGAGTAGGAGAGCAACGTTGTTGTACTTGTCTGTGGTTCCGAGAGTGTAAGCTCGTGCAACGGCATTCGATACCGTGATTTTCAAGCTGTACACCAGCCAGAAAGAAATGGCATCAGCGTTGTCGTGGTCAACTCTCGTAAACTGGATATGCTCCTAGATTGGATCTTTCTGTAGCCGTTTCAGGAGTTTCTCAGAGCGATCATTTGTGTTCTCGTACCCATTCAATTTCAGCTCTTCCACATACAGCGAGCGCAAGGAAGATAGCTGTAGGACCTCAATTTGCTGGACTCCATGGGTTCCAATGTGTTCCAGTACTGAAACAAAGGCCTTTTCATGGGAGGCTGACATGAAAGCTTGGTTGGTATCCTCAGCTCCTGCTTTAAGAATACTGCTGCGCTCGTAGTTGGCTAATGCTGTGCGGAAATATTTAAAGCACGACTGATGGTGTTTAGCCTCACAAGCAAAGAGGTCTTTGCCCTTCACTTGTCTTTGAAGTCAAActagaccagtgtttctcaaactttttcataccaaggacgacttaaccaataaaaaaacactcgcggaccacctaactccacaaatatccaaaatcacatcgtttttttagaacagattacaaatcgcctgaaaatggtacaaacaagtggcaacatgtgtgatgaaggtgtggcgctgggctatatcatgcaatcgaaagtgaaagttaagatcgctccattgcggagatattcccgcgagagtgcggatagcttacatttatttatttaaaatgtgaaatgttaccaatatactcacggaccactagggggcgctcacggaccacactttgagaagcactgaactAGACCCATATTCTCAGCCCGTGATTCTATTTGCTCCCATGCATTTTCTTTGTTCTTATAAGATGGGAAGTATTCAGGTCTCTCAGTTTTACGATGACCATCTTTGATCTATACTTTGTCGCAactaactaattttagttcgttttttttttggtgtgaacgcaacttttcggaactatatcggaattattgtgggaaaagtactccggtgtgaacgtgccTAAAGACACCCTGTTATACAATCAGAACTTTTGAAAATTATAACAGATGTTCTGAGAGCAGCCATCATGTTCCAcagtttaacctgttaagcctatttttcaggcctcaggctcgaaaatgacatgcccagaatTATATCTTCACAACTAAAAGGGCTAGATGAATAATATTTTTtatcaaagcaatgatacaataaataaatctatcactacacgacatatttaaacaaatgaatgtcattttaattttttgttactttgttctgaaagctgaacctgctgctcctcacagaagAGGGAAgcggctgtgaattactttacatggtggataagggtggatagcccccattgttctgtgtgtcaaaatgaaagacagcccacacatgcAACTCGACATGAGTCTAGTTGAGTTAGCTAATTACCTTGTCTGTTTGAaggttgaatgtgtgtgtgtgtgtagccaaGTTAGCCATCTGTTTGTTTTTGGCGGGAAAAAATGTTCACTACTGCCAGAGCTGTATGCCACAGATACATGTGATCACTGTGGGAATAGTATTATTGTGATCGTTGACCATCACAACATGggtctagaccaggggtgtcaaactcaaggcccgggggccaaatccggcccgtgacttaattttatgtggccccacaagagcttgcaaagaatattatatggttacatgcagatttacagaagcacgttgcctataaactacatgtcccacaatgcatctcaaatttgcctttttttctcagaatttgcctttttttcttctaaacatgccttttttcttagaattgttTTTGTAAATGTGACTTTATTTGTTCAAATTTCACTTCTTTTTTCAACATTTCACTTTTTTGGGgggattttgacttttttccagaatttggctttctttttaaatcattttgtgacattctcactgaagataattgcaattatttgccatagacttctgctttcagacgttaTTAATCTATCCgataatgcagaggcaataatgtaatataatacattatgttatgtatatatgatatgtattttttatatagtcttaaagttacaactggccctttgagtgcagccataatgctgatgtggcccgcgatgaaattgagtccGACACCCCTGGTCGAGACACATTATTTGTTCATAGAGATAGAGTGGAAAGTGTGAAAATTCAGTTTTTGGTAATGGTGACACTAATTTGCATAAAAAATACATGTGGGACATCCAGACAACATTTTAACACAGCTCATCATTTCCTACATACCTTTTCCACTGAGGAAACACTGATTATAAGAATATTTCTGTGTCGGTGCAAAATACATCGTTCTTGGTACAAGACTAAAATGCTATTTTCTTGTAATGGCGGCACTAATTAGCATGTGATCACTTTAAGAATAGTTTTATTGTGTCCCTTGACCCTCAAAACATGGATCTGGTTTCCTTATTTGTTCAGTTATCTGAGATATAGTGAAAGGTGTAAAAAGAGTGAAACTCGATTTTTAGGGTAAATAAACACTAATTTGGGAAAAAAATATACATGAGACAATTTTTCAACTTTTTAACATAGCTAATCGTTTTCTACACACTATCTAGAAAAGCTGATTAAAAGTATATTTCGGGGTGGTGCATGATACCCCCTTCTACCcactagaccaggggtgtcaaactcaaattcatcacgggccacattagcattatggttgcactcaaagggccggttgtaactttataaatatataatatacataaaataatgtattatattacattattgtctcagaattggattattattggatagggtaataacttcgtaATTAACTACttatgaaagcagaagtctagggcaaataattacaagtctcttcagtgcgcatgtcacaaaatgagatgcattgtgggacatgtagtttataggcaacgtgcttctgtaaatcatgtaaccgtataataaacgtattataatctttgcaagctcttgcggggccacataaaatgaagttgcggtcctgatttggcccccgggccttgggtttgacacccctgcactagACTATATGTATTCTTatcaaaaccgtctctcctgattgaactgctCCCAACCAGAGCTGCATCAGAAACGCAAAACATTTAACCGTTTAAAAAACTGAAAGAAAGCCAATGTATGTGATGTTATCCAAACTGCATGTGCTGCCATGTGACATGACTGGGGGggtgttctgtgttcactgcATTTATATTCAAGATACTTTCCACCAATTGAACGCTAATATGACCCTGGACTTAACTTAACTTTTGGGGGGGGTTTGGATAGCTCATTATCAGCTAAGAGAAAATAAGAGAATGTGAGTGTCTTCTTTTTTTCGAAGTGTTTTCAATGTTTTCCTGTTTCTCCAGGGTGCGAGGAAAACCCTTGCTTTGCGTAAAAGCCTATCGTCTCCTCGATCaagatgaaaacacacaccgGGTGAGTTTTGATGTTTACACAAAGCTCTCTCCGCTGAGAGAAGCGTAAATGAAATCTTACCTCGAATCTCTCGTCCTCGCAGCGGTGCAGCTGCTCCTCGTAGGGAGTCTTCTTCGAGCTGACGAAGGTGGAGTCCTCCGACCAAGAGGGGAATGACACCCAGGTGTCGTTCaacaccttcacacacacacacacacacacagaaacgtaAAATCATCAATGGGAAAACGTACCTTTTACAGTAAAATATTTCACAATGACATGCCTAGAAATATCACGGTGATGTAAATGTATATTAAATATTCAATAGATTTTACTGTCAATATGTATTTCTTATTCTAATGTGGATATGTTTATACTgactgtttaaattgtgtttgtttatttaaacgTGAAATGCCTTGTTGACATGTTGCCGTGATTAAATAATTACCCTAATTAGGAACAAAAAGTAGATCCGATCTGATGAGGCCAGAAGAGGCAGGTAAGAAGACGACGAGCTATAGCTGCTAAATAAATTAATATGATATCGATATGAGACGAGTTGTTAGATTTGAGATATTAAAATACAGCAAAAGTTAGTTGTTCTGGTTTTAGAAGTTGCCCAATTAATCATAATTGAATCAAAATCACAGCTACGGCAAGAGgcacaatttaaaaaaacattcgaCACCAAAACAAGACGCTTGTAAAAGTAAAGTGGTGTGATTCTGGCATTCGTATTTTTTGTCCTCACCTAATAAGTCATTAAATCCACATTACTGATGATTAATTATCAGAAAACTCCTTGTGTAAATATTTAAATCAAAGCTCAAACAAAAATCTGCAAATGTTTTAGGACTCATGCTGGAGAGAAAACTTGTTTATTTGACTAGGACTCTCGTATCGTAGTCGAGTCGATGCTGAGAATAAAACATATTGAAGGAGAAAGCTCCCCCGATCCGAACTGTTGAGTAAAGAGTCAAAGTGAAACCCCTTCTACTCCTTTAAGGTCAATAAGGTGCAGCTACTATACACGCCCCCCCCAGGATACATGATATTGTTACTCATATCATTTAATTATACTTTTGTCATTTATTCCTCTCTTTTTGTCTAATCCCTCACACAcagttttttttgtcttttttgtctccatgtatattttttagggccctcagtcgattaaaatagttaatcgcgattaatcacaaattaatcgaattttttttgtatctgttctaaatgttccttagaggaagtttttaatactcttatcaacatatgagtggacaaatatgctttatgctaatgtttatttactatcatttgaacaataacAAATAGTCTCCTGAATATTAAAgttaacctctgaacattacaaatatccgcctcaattcaacctggaacctcatacaatacaataataaaatacaaagtgtgtgtgtgtgtgtgtgtgtgtgtgtgtgtgtgtgtgtgtgtgtgtgtgtgtgtgtgtgtgtgtgtgtgtgtgtgtgtgtgtgtgtgtgtgtggtctagcattactatacttgtggggacctaaatctgtttacatagtcacgtgtggggactcgcctcccttatggactaaataaaaataaataattaggtTTTCTCCGAATGGCTCCTCCTTTTTTCAAACTTCTGCACTTTGGAGGAGGTGCTGCCATACTGACAGACAAAGTAAAGCGCAGCAGTTGTACCTCCTTGCAGAGGGCGGTGCGTCCGCTGCATTTGGGCTGCTGGTAGGTCTTGGGCAGCGCTCGGTAGCTGGAGCCCAGGCGCTTACAGGAGGCGTAATCCACCTcgcggccccccccccccctccatgtAGCGATCCGACAGCCCGGACACCGCATGAGAGAGCTCTTTGTCCCCCAGAAACGACTTGAACTGTGTGTACAGCTCGGGAAACTTCCTGCAAGGAGAAGGAGGACATATAAATCAAGAATGGCAGATAAATCAGGAGAAGAACAGCTGATCAGAAAGCGAGAGGGAAGAATCCTCACAAAGAGCTCAACCATGGTATGTTTAGTTTATTTTAGCAGAGGTCCATAACCAACAGCCTCATACATCACTCTCTTTAAAGGGGTGTGTGAAAGTGTACAGTAGTTTAAAGATACAAAGACTTTGACCAACGCTGAGAAAAGACTGATAATTATTGTCTGTTTTCTTTATCAACCTCCTATTTATGATGTTGTGGTTCTTAATTTAAATCTATATTCTGCTGTTTTGGATGATTGTTGAGTAATAAGCCAACAATAAGCTCAGGCTTCAGACTACACCTACTCCGGTCTGACAATATTgatgattttattttaaaagtgttgTTCATGTATCTTAAAACAACTATTTAagtcacatgtgtcaaactcaaggctcgggggccaaatcagggccgtggtggatttaatttcggcccgcaggatcatttctaattcctattagatctggcccgccggtatattgcaccttccctccatcctgagggtctcctccgctcagagcccaaacattgatgaccttgcacccgagatgagacgccaagtgtctgagctagcatcccagagcagcacactgagctcaatggatgcttccttctgcactttctctcacgacaacagggcatgtttggtttctctctgaggggaatagttttgttgaagctgttgttggcctgtggggaaatgtactcataagaagtgactctggaaaagctgcagatagagccatgagaaatgaatgcagctgattatttaatgttgtttttataggcaataaattaagctttgttagttccaggtttaatatgtgcaacaagttcatttcaatacgttctgcattaaacattgaaccagtccggccctccacaagtacgaatttttttattttggcccactgtgtatttgagtttgacgccCCTGATATAAATGGTCAAAACATTATTACAAGTGGTATCCGGCAGTAATACTataatgtctcttctacaacTTTATGTCAGCTCCCTGCAGCTACTGCATCCACCATATATTCAGCAGTGTTAAattcgtcaacgaaaactatgacgaacatttttttttacacgACTAAGACGAAACGATGACTAGCTAAAAAtagatttttttataataaaaactatgacgaaatatatatattgttttcgttgacgaggcgggactaaggtgttaatgctggactatcggacattcaaaatgtagGATATTTTCACCCAATTGTCCgtcttgtctgtcaaaatgcatcccTGTCATTGTTTGAATTAGTTGGGATTCTGGGAATCTGCACACATCACTAATATTACACAAGTaaagtgttaaaggtggggtaggtcattttggagaaaccagctcgagtgcgctagaatttgaaaatacgcaGCCGGGAAAAATctaccccttccttcagacttcctcacagagcccctcctccaacacacaggaacgcgcacatgaccaatgagggcacgagatcagtgtgtgcccagatggaaggctgacaggcaggtaggccatccagttactttagccggctcagatgattggtcgtgctttttacagcaccacggcttccacagatgacatgttttatggatttattgtcaaagcatttaatgtattcattgctatcgggatgtgaagagcattccatggaatataacaagtgtttctgaagggaattacctaccccacctttacgaGAGTGAAATGTTGCTTTGTGAATTTCAACACTTGATACTGTCACCTTGGTTCCAATTTCAGATACCTGTGTGAACTGAACTGgtttaaagagagaaaacattttgactaaaactggactaaaacattttgagttgtcgtcgactaaaactagactaaaacgttttgagttgtcgtcgactaaaactagactaaaacgttttgagttgtcgtcgactaaaactagactaaagcgttttgagttgtcgtcgactaaaactagactaaaacgttttgagttgtcgtcgactaaaactagactaaaactagactaaaacgttttgagttgtcgtcgactaaaactggactaaaactagactaaagcgttttgagttgtcgtcgactaaaactggactaaaactagactaaaacgttttgagttgtcgtcgactaaaactagactaaaacgttttgagttgtcgtcgactaaaactagactaaaacgttttgagttgtcgtcgactaaaactagactaaaacgttttgagttgtcgtcgactaaaactagactaaaactggactaaaacgttttgagttgtcgtcgactaaaactagactaaaactggactaaaacgttttgagttgtcgtcgactaaaactagactaaaactgGATTAAACCTGGattaaaacgttttgagttgtcgtcgactaaaactggactaaaacgttttgagttgtcgtcgactaaaactagactaaaactggactaaaactggactaaaacgttttgagttgtcgtcgactaaaactagactaaaacgttttgagttgtcgtcgactaaaactagactaaaactggactaaaactggactaaaacgttttgagttgtcgtcgactaaaactagactaaaacgttttgagttgtcgtcgactaaaactggactaaaacgttttgagttgtcgtcgactaaaattagactaaaacgttttgagttgtcgtcgactaaaactggactaaaacgttttgagttgtcgtcgactaaaactagactaaaactgGACTAAACGTTTTGAGttcgtcgactaaaactggactaaaacgttttgagttgt is part of the Pseudochaenichthys georgianus unplaced genomic scaffold, fPseGeo1.2 scaffold_891_arrow_ctg1, whole genome shotgun sequence genome and encodes:
- the LOC117444684 gene encoding LOW QUALITY PROTEIN: uncharacterized protein (The sequence of the model RefSeq protein was modified relative to this genomic sequence to represent the inferred CDS: deleted 1 base in 1 codon); translated protein: MAKIQAHSTAKQINQIQEKPYVITQKQVQQQQQQQHFQKLKVEDALSYLDQVKIRFANDPGIYNKFLDIMKEFKSQSIDTPGVINRVSQLFHGHPDLVLGFNAFLPPGYRIEVPKNGVAFLQSPFSAQVSPGHQGKSAPLSSVAPPSGSASATGVESGPALTSEIKVTPSESQSSSSNTTTTTTATTPTGPSDPPSRLSLPLTSRENQPTTSSPPASETSPVEFDSAISYVNKIKNRFLDHPEIYRAFLEILHTYQKEQLEVKESRGSRGSSGMTEDEVFSKVASLFKGQEDLLAEFGQFLPDAKRSLFTGSSLTGGKEQLKRPEDDDLISKQNKKRPRPILLQHMSPLLKKKMKYSCTKDQSFASVGKHGVLREFSFFDKVRRLFKSQEVYENFLRCIALFNQEVVSGAELLQLVTPFLGKFPELYTQFKSFLGDKELSHAVSGLSDRYMEGGGGREVDYASCKRLGSSYRALPKTYQQPKCSGRTALCKEVLNDTWVSFPSWSEDSTFVSSKKTPYEEQLHRCEDERFENILQAFRESKDLQWPPTADDMELPPENLLPTDLVRFLSVVMAGKEDMETNEKMKRLVFSIGQDLCRAVSEGEWKLPKQNLFRILHRLGHSESYGFGLELETALAKVLDKVSSYRTPAIVIGEGNMVFHCEWDHLNKTTPSVHGSNIVTSAGGIMVQVVKPGFESNKVRMLPVIDKSQQRSLKVNTPETLAPLHFSRADIRYIGSNGQLPVPGLGGFTSATGTPPLRKSTVDYFTPIHQPITDDTVVRELLKRSELATDQVGQRMALLRVLTHLPPTCGEICLQVLDQMVAKKHFLFSTDRYHPGSIQAQESLRRGSSEKILLAGPATRKPYDFKMFLTNDDNEKQLCCAYGVINRQLQGWREQKGQGWSWKGEPVNFSPQMASPIVYQVEVRELPTIYSNQEETDTRVVLYRHHAAALGQTIYLDTGSGKHGQLLNPSELAESLGEDYCATLLGFFVFSGEDCTSAFKGKGKVGPLKKQEKNPKFHRAFSQLGDNWNVKPEVLKQ